In Acipenser ruthenus chromosome 15, fAciRut3.2 maternal haplotype, whole genome shotgun sequence, a genomic segment contains:
- the LOC117421853 gene encoding actin-related protein 2/3 complex subunit 5-like protein, with protein MAKNTLSSRFRKVDIDEYDENKFVDEQEEAAEQQGPDEAEVDSLIRHSVTGDNMAAFHAALRNPPINTKNQAVKERAQGIVLKVLTSFRSSEIEQAVKSLDKNSVDLLMKYIYKGFEKPSDNSSAILLQWHEKAFAVGGLGSIVRVLTARKTV; from the exons ATGGCGAAGAACACTCTATCGTCGCGGTTCCGGAAGGTAGATATCGACGAGTATGATGAGAATAAATTCGTGGATGAGCAGGAGGAAGCGGCCGAGCAACAGGGACCGGACGAGGCCGAGGTTGACAGCCTCATCAGGCA ctcaGT cacaggggacaATATGGCAGCTTTTCACGCAGCCTTACGGAATCCTCCAATCAACACCAAGAATCAGGCAGTGAAG gAGCGTGCCCAGGGAATAGTTCTCAAAGTCCTCACGTCTTTTCGAAGTAGTGAGATAGAGCAGGCTGTGAAATCATTGGACAAGAACAGTGTTGACTTATTAATGAAGTACATTTACAAAGGGTTTGAAAAGCCTTCAGACAACAGCAGCGCAATCTTACTGCAGTGGCATGAAAAG GCGTTTGCAGTAGGTGGATTAGGCTCTATAGTAAGAGTTCTCACGGCCCGAAAGACTGTTTAA
- the LOC117422636 gene encoding large ribosomal subunit protein uL29-like translates to MAKIKARDLRGKKKEELLKQLDDLKVELSQLRVAKVTGGAASKLSKIRVVRKSIARVLTVINQTQKENLRKFYKGKKYKPLDLRPKKTRAMRRRLTKFEESLKTKKQQRKERLYPIRKYAVKA, encoded by the exons ATG GCAAAAATCAAGGCCCGAGACCTGCGTGGTaagaagaaggaggagctgcTGAAGCAGCTGGATGACCTCAAGGTGGAGCTGTCCCAGCTGCGCGTTGCCAAGGTGACCGGCGGAGCTGCATCCAAACTCTCCAAGAT CCGTGTTGTCCGCAAGTCCATTGCCAGAGTTCTGACTGTAATTAACCAGACGCAGAAGGAGAATCTGAGGAAATTCTACAAA ggcaaGAAGTACAAGCCTTTGGACTTGAGGCCCAAGAAGACTCGTGCCATGCGTCGCAGGCTGACCAAATTCGAAGAAAGCTTGAAGACCAAGAAGCAGCAGAGAAAGGAACGCCTGTACCCTATCCGCAAATATGCT